From a single Candoia aspera isolate rCanAsp1 chromosome 2, rCanAsp1.hap2, whole genome shotgun sequence genomic region:
- the PRPF40B gene encoding pre-mRNA-processing factor 40 homolog B isoform X2 → MSTPDSGSGLPGQPAPFPSAPPPPPILPPPFMPPPGIPPPFPPMGLPPMGPRPPPMPPMPPGMMPPPPLIPPMPGPPPLGQMPTMVPPMLPGMIMPGVPAGPVPVSGGAVPVTDPSNTTVTQAAPVIPNPLVGAMQQNVILGGSPVLDAGRKKPAWSEHKAPDGRIYYYNAETKQSSWEKPDELKSKAELLLSRCPWREYRSETGKSYYYNIQSKESRWTRPRELDDIEALIKEEEEEAERQQPPQQPEPPLSGPASPSPSSEATSDTEGTGGVEGQETLGTEGVPAAVEEEVTSSCDPLRRDEEDRGSGSAWSNKEEAKQAFKELLKEKGVPASASWEQAMKLISSDPRFSALPKLSEKKQAFNAYKAQRDKEEKEDARLRAKEAKEELQRFLEEHSKMNSTTRYRKAEQMFGELEVWAVVPERDRKEIYDDVLFFLAKKEKEHAKQLRKRNIQALKSILDSMSRVSFQTTWSEAQQYLMDNPSFAEDEDLQNMDKEDALICFEEHIRTLEREEEEERERGRLRERRQQRKNREAFQAFLDELHESGRLHSMSTWMELYPSLSTDRRFANMLGQPGSTPLDLFKFYVEDLKARFHDEKKIIKDILKDRSFSVEVNTTFEDFAHVISFDKRAATLDAGNIKLTFNSLLEKAEAREREREKEETRKMRRKEAAFKSMLRQAAPPLEPNTAWDEVRERFVNNIAFEQITLESERIRLFREFLQLLESECQHFHTKAKKHAKKPKKHHRKHSASGSESGSDHPHRAAKRKKRNHSESAGSGASSSPDSEHSTRRAKRQKKKSKKKRHKSNSPESAAEHKTEPGRAEEREREKAPLRPEGRGHSPPRGARRERSGWDTSESEELSEGELERRRRTLLQQLGDQ, encoded by the exons ATG TCAACTCCAGATTCAGGCAGTGGTCTTCCTGGGCAGCCAGCTCCCTTTCCTTCTGCCCCCCCACCACCGCCAATTCTGCCTCCTCCCTTT ATGCCTCCTCCTGGGATCCCACCACCATTTCCGCCCATGGGATTGCCCCCAATGGGACCACGGCCACCGCCTATGCCACCTATGCCCCCTGGCATGATGCCACCTCCCCCTCTGATTCCACCTATGCCTGGACCACCACCCCTGGGTCAG ATGCCCACAATGGTGCCACCAATGCTGCCGGGGATGATCATGCCCGGGGTGCCAGCTGGGCCTGTTCCTGTTTCTGGAGGA GCAGTTCCTGTGACTGACCCATCCAACA CCACAGTGACCCAGGCAGCCCCTGTA ATCCCCAACCCCCTGGTTGGGGCTATGCAACAGAATGTGATTCTCGGTGGCTCTCCAGTGTTGGATGCAGGCCGAAAG AAGCCAGCATGGAGTGAGCATAAAGCCCCTGATGGGCGGATTTATTACTATAATGCTGAAACCAAACAGTCGAGTTGGGAAAAACCAGATGAACTCAAGTCTAAGGCAGAG CTCTTGCTGTCACGCTGTCCTTGGCGTGAGTATCGCTCAGAAACAGGGAAGTCCTATTACTACAACATTCAGAGCAAGGAGTCACGCTGGACCAGGCCGCGAGAGTTGGATGACATTGAGG CATTGatcaaggaggaagaggaggaagcaga AAGGCAACAGCCACCTCAGCAACCAGAGCCACCATTGTCGGGCCCTGCCAGTCCCAGCCCGTCTTCTGAGGCCACCTCAGACACGGAAGGCACTGGGGGTGTTGAAGGACAGGAGACCCTGGGGACTGAGGGAGTGCCTGCTGCTGTTGAGGAGGAGGTCACAAGCAG TTGTGATCCCCTCCGGAGAGATGAAGAAGATCGGGGCAGCGGCAGTGCCTGGAGCAACAAAGAAGAAGCTAAACAAGCTTTCAAGGAGCTCCTCAAAGAGAAG GGTGTTCCAGCAAGTGCATCCTGGGAACAGGCCATGAAGCTTATTAGCAGTGACCCCCGTTTCAG TGCCTTGCCCAAGCTGAGTGAGAAGAAGCAGGCATTCAATGCCTACAAGGCCCAACGGgacaaggaagaaaaggaggatgcCCGACTCCGGGCAAAGGAGGCAAAGGAAGAACTGCAGCGCTTCTTGGAAGAGCACAGCAAAATGAATTCCACCACCCGCTATAG GAAAGCTGAGCAGATGTTTGGCGAGCTGGAAGTGTGGGCTGTGGTGCCTGAACGGGATCGCAAGGAGATCTATGatgatgttcttttttttctggccAAGAAAGAGAAG GAGCACGCCAAGCAGCTCCGCAAGAGGAACATTCAGGCTCTGAAGAGCATCCTGGACAGCATGAGCCGGGTCAGCTTCCAGACCACCTGGTCCGAGGCCCAGCAGTATCTGATGGACAACCCCAGCTTTGCTGAAGACGAAGACTTGCAAA ACATGGACAAGGAGGATGCCTTAATCTGCTTTGAGGAACACATCCGGACAttggaaagggaggaggaggaggaacgtGAACGGGGTCGATTACGGGAGAGGCGTCAGCAGCGCAAGAACAGGGAAGCCTTCCAG GCCTTCTTGGACGAGCTTCATGAAAGCGGGCGCCTGCACTCCATGTCCACTTGGATGGAGCTGTATCCCTCCCTCAGCACCGACAGACGCTTTGCCAACATGTTGGGCCAGCCTG GCTCCACCCCCCTTGATCTCTTTAAATTCTACGTTGAAGATCTGAAGGCCCGATTCCATGACGAAAAAAAGATCATCAAGGATATTCTCAAG GACCGGAGCTTCAGTGTGGAAGTAAATACAACCTTTGAGGACTTTGCCCATGTCATCAGTTTTGACAAGCGTGCTGCCACGCTGGATGCTGGCAACATAAAGTTGACTTTCAACAGT ctgctGGAAAAGGCTGAGGCACGGGAGCGTGAACGGGAAAAGGAGGAAACCCGGAAGATGCGGCGCAAGGAAGCAGCCTTCAAGAGCATGTTGCGTCAGGCAGCTCCTCCACTGGAACCCAATACTGCCTGGGATGAG GTCAGAGAGCGGTTTGTCAACAATATTGCCTTTGAGCAGATCACGCTCGAGTCAGAACGGATCCGCCTCTTTCGTGAATTCTTGCAATTGCTGGAG aGCGAGTGCCAGCATTTCCACACCAAGGCCAAGAAGCATGCCAAGAAGCCGAAGAAACATCATCGCAAGCACTCTGCCTCG GGCTCAGAGTCAGGTTCAGACCATCCCCACCGAGCAGCCAAGCGCAAGAAACGAAACCATTCAGAATCAGCTGGTTCAGGGGCCTCGTCTTCACCTGACTCCG AGCACAGCACCAGGCGTGCCAagaggcagaagaagaagagCAAGAAGAAACGGCACAAGTCG AACAGCCCTGAAAGCGCAGCTGAGCACAAGACGGAGCCAGGCCGGGCGGAAGAGCGGGAGCGAGAGAAGGCGCCTCTGCGGCCGGAGGGGAGGGGCCACTCCCCTCCCCGGGGCGCTCGGAGGGAGCGG AGTGGTTGGGACACCTCAGAGAGCGAGGAGCTGAGTGAAGGAGAGCTGGAACGTCGGCGTCGGACTCTACTGCAGCAACTGGGTGACCAGTAA
- the PRPF40B gene encoding pre-mRNA-processing factor 40 homolog B isoform X1: MQQNVILGGSPVLDAGRKKPAWSEHKAPDGRIYYYNAETKQSSWEKPDELKSKAELLLSRCPWREYRSETGKSYYYNIQSKESRWTRPRELDDIEALIKEEEEEAERQQPPQQPEPPLSGPASPSPSSEATSDTEGTGGVEGQETLGTEGVPAAVEEEVTSSCDPLRRDEEDRGSGSAWSNKEEAKQAFKELLKEKGVPASASWEQAMKLISSDPRFSALPKLSEKKQAFNAYKAQRDKEEKEDARLRAKEAKEELQRFLEEHSKMNSTTRYRKAEQMFGELEVWAVVPERDRKEIYDDVLFFLAKKEKEHAKQLRKRNIQALKSILDSMSRVSFQTTWSEAQQYLMDNPSFAEDEDLQNMDKEDALICFEEHIRTLEREEEEERERGRLRERRQQRKNREAFQAFLDELHESGRLHSMSTWMELYPSLSTDRRFANMLGQPGSTPLDLFKFYVEDLKARFHDEKKIIKDILKDRSFSVEVNTTFEDFAHVISFDKRAATLDAGNIKLTFNSVSGAGCWKRLRHGSVNGKRRKPGRCGARKQPSRACCVRQLLHWNPILPGMRSESGLSTILPLSRSRSSQNGSASFVNSCNCWRASASISTPRPRSMPRSRRNIIASTLPRAQSQVQTIPTEQPSARNETIQNQLVQGPRLHLTPSTAPGVPRGRRRRARRNGTSRTALKAQLSTRRSQAGRKSGSERRRLCGRRGGATPLPGALGGSGVVGTPQRARS; encoded by the exons ATGCAACAGAATGTGATTCTCGGTGGCTCTCCAGTGTTGGATGCAGGCCGAAAG AAGCCAGCATGGAGTGAGCATAAAGCCCCTGATGGGCGGATTTATTACTATAATGCTGAAACCAAACAGTCGAGTTGGGAAAAACCAGATGAACTCAAGTCTAAGGCAGAG CTCTTGCTGTCACGCTGTCCTTGGCGTGAGTATCGCTCAGAAACAGGGAAGTCCTATTACTACAACATTCAGAGCAAGGAGTCACGCTGGACCAGGCCGCGAGAGTTGGATGACATTGAGG CATTGatcaaggaggaagaggaggaagcaga AAGGCAACAGCCACCTCAGCAACCAGAGCCACCATTGTCGGGCCCTGCCAGTCCCAGCCCGTCTTCTGAGGCCACCTCAGACACGGAAGGCACTGGGGGTGTTGAAGGACAGGAGACCCTGGGGACTGAGGGAGTGCCTGCTGCTGTTGAGGAGGAGGTCACAAGCAG TTGTGATCCCCTCCGGAGAGATGAAGAAGATCGGGGCAGCGGCAGTGCCTGGAGCAACAAAGAAGAAGCTAAACAAGCTTTCAAGGAGCTCCTCAAAGAGAAG GGTGTTCCAGCAAGTGCATCCTGGGAACAGGCCATGAAGCTTATTAGCAGTGACCCCCGTTTCAG TGCCTTGCCCAAGCTGAGTGAGAAGAAGCAGGCATTCAATGCCTACAAGGCCCAACGGgacaaggaagaaaaggaggatgcCCGACTCCGGGCAAAGGAGGCAAAGGAAGAACTGCAGCGCTTCTTGGAAGAGCACAGCAAAATGAATTCCACCACCCGCTATAG GAAAGCTGAGCAGATGTTTGGCGAGCTGGAAGTGTGGGCTGTGGTGCCTGAACGGGATCGCAAGGAGATCTATGatgatgttcttttttttctggccAAGAAAGAGAAG GAGCACGCCAAGCAGCTCCGCAAGAGGAACATTCAGGCTCTGAAGAGCATCCTGGACAGCATGAGCCGGGTCAGCTTCCAGACCACCTGGTCCGAGGCCCAGCAGTATCTGATGGACAACCCCAGCTTTGCTGAAGACGAAGACTTGCAAA ACATGGACAAGGAGGATGCCTTAATCTGCTTTGAGGAACACATCCGGACAttggaaagggaggaggaggaggaacgtGAACGGGGTCGATTACGGGAGAGGCGTCAGCAGCGCAAGAACAGGGAAGCCTTCCAG GCCTTCTTGGACGAGCTTCATGAAAGCGGGCGCCTGCACTCCATGTCCACTTGGATGGAGCTGTATCCCTCCCTCAGCACCGACAGACGCTTTGCCAACATGTTGGGCCAGCCTG GCTCCACCCCCCTTGATCTCTTTAAATTCTACGTTGAAGATCTGAAGGCCCGATTCCATGACGAAAAAAAGATCATCAAGGATATTCTCAAG GACCGGAGCTTCAGTGTGGAAGTAAATACAACCTTTGAGGACTTTGCCCATGTCATCAGTTTTGACAAGCGTGCTGCCACGCTGGATGCTGGCAACATAAAGTTGACTTTCAACAGTGTGAGTGGGGCAGG ctgctGGAAAAGGCTGAGGCACGGGAGCGTGAACGGGAAAAGGAGGAAACCCGGAAGATGCGGCGCAAGGAAGCAGCCTTCAAGAGCATGTTGCGTCAGGCAGCTCCTCCACTGGAACCCAATACTGCCTGGGATGAG GTCAGAGAGCGGTTTGTCAACAATATTGCCTTTGAGCAGATCACGCTCGAGTCAGAACGGATCCGCCTCTTTCGTGAATTCTTGCAATTGCTGGAG aGCGAGTGCCAGCATTTCCACACCAAGGCCAAGAAGCATGCCAAGAAGCCGAAGAAACATCATCGCAAGCACTCTGCCTCG GGCTCAGAGTCAGGTTCAGACCATCCCCACCGAGCAGCCAAGCGCAAGAAACGAAACCATTCAGAATCAGCTGGTTCAGGGGCCTCGTCTTCACCTGACTCCG AGCACAGCACCAGGCGTGCCAagaggcagaagaagaagagCAAGAAGAAACGGCACAAGTCG AACAGCCCTGAAAGCGCAGCTGAGCACAAGACGGAGCCAGGCCGGGCGGAAGAGCGGGAGCGAGAGAAGGCGCCTCTGCGGCCGGAGGGGAGGGGCCACTCCCCTCCCCGGGGCGCTCGGAGGGAGCGG AGTGGTTGGGACACCTCAGAGAGCGAGGAGCTGA